A region from the Salidesulfovibrio onnuriiensis genome encodes:
- the nifS gene encoding cysteine desulfurase NifS: MQTIYMDNNATTKVDPEVLGEMMPYFTDLYGNPSSMHRFGGQIGAKMVEARKRVADLLGCEPDEIIFTACGTESDNTAIRSALSARPDKKHIVTSRVEHPAILSLCKHLEKREGYAVTYLSVDESGNVDLEEFRKSLRDDTAIVSVMWANNETGVIFPVEEMATICRERDIIFHTDAVQAVGKVAIDLRKTPIDMLSLSGHKLHAPKGIGALFVRKRLPYRPFLIGGHQERGRRAGTENTAGVIGLGKACELAGQHIEDENTRVKALRDRLENGLLDIIPHARLNGDRQNRLPNTTNISFGYIEGEAILLMLDQLGICASSGSACTSGSLEPSHVLRAMGVPYNFAHGSIRFSLSRYNTEEEVDFIIENLPKVIETLRKLSPFSAEGDDGSSCTTPRSTE, from the coding sequence ACCCCTCCTCCATGCACCGCTTCGGCGGCCAGATCGGCGCCAAGATGGTGGAGGCCAGGAAGCGCGTCGCCGACCTGCTGGGCTGCGAGCCGGACGAAATCATTTTCACGGCCTGCGGCACCGAATCCGACAACACGGCCATCCGCTCGGCCCTGAGCGCCCGGCCCGACAAAAAGCACATTGTGACCTCCCGCGTGGAGCACCCGGCCATCCTGAGCCTGTGCAAGCACCTGGAAAAACGCGAGGGCTACGCCGTCACCTACCTTTCCGTGGATGAATCCGGCAATGTCGACCTGGAGGAATTCAGAAAATCCCTGCGCGACGACACGGCCATTGTCTCGGTCATGTGGGCCAACAACGAAACCGGCGTCATCTTCCCGGTGGAGGAAATGGCAACCATCTGCCGGGAGCGCGACATCATATTCCACACGGACGCGGTCCAGGCCGTGGGCAAGGTCGCCATCGACCTCAGGAAGACGCCCATAGACATGCTTTCGCTCTCCGGACACAAGCTGCACGCCCCCAAGGGCATCGGCGCGCTGTTCGTGCGCAAGCGGCTGCCCTACCGCCCGTTCCTCATCGGCGGGCACCAGGAGCGCGGCCGCCGCGCGGGCACGGAAAACACCGCCGGCGTCATTGGCCTGGGCAAGGCCTGCGAACTGGCCGGCCAGCACATCGAGGACGAGAACACCCGAGTCAAGGCCCTGCGCGACAGGCTGGAAAACGGCCTGCTGGACATCATCCCCCACGCACGCCTCAACGGCGACAGGCAGAACCGCCTGCCCAACACGACCAACATCTCCTTCGGCTACATAGAGGGCGAAGCCATCCTGCTCATGCTCGACCAGCTCGGCATCTGCGCCAGCTCCGGTTCGGCCTGCACCTCGGGCAGCCTGGAGCCCTCCCACGTGCTGCGCGCCATGGGTGTGCCCTACAACTTCGCCCACGGCTCGATCCGTTTCAGCCTGAGCCGCTACAACACCGAAGAGGAAGTGGATTTCATCATCGAAAACCTGCCCAAGGTCATCGAGACCCTGCGCAAGCTTTCGCCCTTTTCCGCCGAAGGCGACGACGGTTCGTCCTGCACCACCCCGAGAAGCACGGAGTAG